One region of Thermus filiformis genomic DNA includes:
- a CDS encoding sigma-70 family RNA polymerase sigma factor: MLEAFSDEALLALLARGGPREKEEALKVLFKRYAPSFLGLFRRMGLDRATGEDLVQEAFVRVYERAGSFDPRRAPARTWLLSLAHHLAVDELRRRRARPRLLEPDPEEAEAAFDLPGERLDEEAALDRVRLGEALKVLSPEERAVIQALFYEGYTHEEAAQRLGLPLGTVKTRARRALLKLKEVLREP; the protein is encoded by the coding sequence ATGCTCGAGGCCTTCTCGGACGAAGCCCTCCTGGCCCTCCTCGCCCGGGGAGGGCCGAGGGAAAAGGAGGAGGCGCTGAAGGTGCTCTTCAAGAGGTACGCCCCGAGCTTTCTAGGGCTTTTCCGACGCATGGGCCTGGACCGGGCCACGGGGGAGGACCTGGTCCAGGAGGCCTTCGTGCGCGTCTACGAGCGGGCGGGGAGCTTTGACCCCAGGAGGGCCCCGGCCCGCACCTGGCTCCTCTCCCTGGCCCACCACCTGGCGGTGGACGAGCTCCGCAGGCGGAGGGCGCGGCCCAGGCTCCTAGAGCCCGACCCGGAGGAGGCGGAGGCGGCCTTTGACCTCCCGGGGGAAAGGCTGGACGAGGAGGCCGCCCTGGACCGGGTGCGCCTGGGGGAGGCCCTCAAGGTCCTCTCCCCGGAGGAGCGGGCGGTGATCCAGGCCCTCTTCTACGAGGGGTACACCCACGAGGAGGCGGCCCAGAGGCTCGGCCTCCCCCTGGGCACGGTGAAGACCCGGGCCCGGAGGGCGCTTTTAAAGCTCAAGGAGGTGCTCCGTGAGCCGTGA
- a CDS encoding anti-sigma factor yields MSREEARELLPLYALNALSEGERKAVEEALARYPELVEELRAYQEGVLPLLEADPIPPSPGMEARVLARVRRQGYLRALPSFLLRAVAVLALLFLGYGAYLGYAWGRALADPGTRVLTLESPQGEVVGRVVVRKDRAALVLLNRLPPQGRVFQAWGLVGGRPEPLPTFRLPAKVLRLPPEAEALAVSLEPPGGSSRPTQILGLPR; encoded by the coding sequence GTGAGCCGTGAGGAGGCGCGGGAACTTCTCCCCCTCTACGCCTTGAACGCCCTTTCCGAAGGGGAGCGGAAGGCGGTGGAGGAGGCCTTGGCCCGCTACCCCGAGCTGGTGGAGGAGCTCAGGGCCTACCAGGAGGGGGTCCTGCCCCTCCTGGAGGCCGACCCCATACCCCCTTCCCCGGGGATGGAGGCCCGGGTCCTGGCCCGGGTGCGCCGGCAGGGCTACCTCAGGGCCCTCCCCTCCTTCCTCCTCCGGGCGGTGGCGGTTCTGGCCCTCCTCTTCCTGGGCTACGGGGCCTACCTGGGCTACGCCTGGGGGCGGGCCCTGGCCGACCCCGGGACCCGGGTCCTCACCCTGGAAAGCCCCCAGGGGGAGGTGGTGGGCCGGGTGGTGGTGCGGAAGGACCGGGCCGCCCTGGTCCTCCTGAACCGCCTGCCCCCGCAGGGCCGGGTCTTCCAGGCCTGGGGGCTTGTGGGGGGGAGGCCCGAGCCCCTGCCCACCTTCCGCCTGCCGGCCAAGGTCCTGAGGCTTCCCCCGGAGGCGGAGGCCCTGGCGGTCTCCCTCGAGCCCCCGGGGGGGAGCTCGAGGCCCACCCAGATCCTGGGGCTTCCCCGGTGA
- a CDS encoding ferritin-like domain-containing protein, with the protein MEKILARREFVRVLTAAGLSATLAGQLAQKALAQSKGVSDVDILQLALTAEYLAADAYTKSQFGGFEGLVKDYLQAALEQEEAHVKALRDTLNALGAKPVERPNFVYPVEFLPRNQLAILRLLNALEDAFVGAYLGALPLIQNKDILKAAGAILGNEAAHRATVRASRILLGDQELPGPRSPADRAFEVAITPEEATKAVSGFIRK; encoded by the coding sequence ATGGAGAAGATCCTGGCACGCAGGGAGTTCGTTCGGGTTCTGACGGCAGCCGGCCTTTCGGCGACCCTGGCGGGGCAGCTGGCCCAGAAGGCCCTGGCCCAGTCCAAGGGGGTGAGCGACGTGGACATCCTCCAGCTCGCCCTCACCGCGGAGTACCTGGCCGCGGACGCCTACACCAAGAGCCAGTTCGGGGGCTTTGAGGGCCTGGTGAAGGACTACCTGCAGGCGGCCTTGGAGCAGGAGGAGGCCCACGTGAAGGCCCTCCGGGACACCCTGAACGCCCTGGGGGCGAAGCCGGTGGAGCGGCCCAACTTCGTCTACCCGGTGGAGTTTCTCCCCCGGAACCAGCTGGCCATCCTCCGGCTCCTCAACGCCCTGGAGGACGCCTTCGTGGGGGCCTACCTGGGGGCCTTGCCCCTCATCCAGAACAAGGATATCCTCAAGGCCGCGGGGGCCATCCTGGGGAACGAGGCCGCCCACCGGGCCACGGTGCGGGCCTCCCGCATCCTCCTCGGGGACCAGGAGCTCCCCGGGCCCCGCTCCCCCGCCGACCGGGCCTTTGAGGTGGCCATTACCCCGGAGGAGGCGACCAAGGCGGTCTCGGGCTTCATCCGCAAGTAG
- a CDS encoding sugar phosphate isomerase/epimerase family protein: MDVRLALPPDRVLEALPRLKALGLGVEVYLDPARLLDDALFTALARSLEEFGKPLSVHLPFWNLDLLSPDPEVRTLSLRRLLFGLERAADLGADRAVLHSGIPHGRTPEEALSRAEPLAEALGPVVRRARVLGVRLLLENSHDPVPAAMRPVLEAYPEALGFCFDAAHTRVFSLLPDPDPWLALRPEHLHLNDSDGRFDRHWNLGQGVMDHSWLPAFRHLPLVLEVREDPAPSLAFLEGLFRPDGALTGAG; encoded by the coding sequence ATGGACGTGCGCCTGGCCCTCCCGCCGGACCGGGTCCTGGAGGCCCTGCCCCGCCTGAAGGCCCTGGGCCTCGGGGTGGAGGTCTACCTGGACCCCGCCCGCCTCCTGGACGACGCCCTCTTCACCGCCCTGGCCCGCTCCCTGGAGGAGTTTGGGAAGCCCCTTTCCGTCCACCTCCCCTTTTGGAACCTGGACCTCCTCTCCCCGGACCCCGAGGTGCGGACCCTTTCCCTCCGCCGCCTCCTCTTCGGCCTGGAGCGGGCCGCGGACCTGGGGGCGGACCGGGCGGTCCTCCACTCGGGCATCCCCCACGGCCGCACCCCGGAGGAGGCCCTGTCCCGGGCCGAGCCCTTGGCCGAGGCTCTGGGCCCCGTGGTCCGCCGGGCCCGGGTCCTGGGGGTCCGCCTCCTTCTGGAGAACAGCCACGACCCCGTCCCCGCCGCCATGAGGCCGGTCCTCGAGGCCTACCCGGAGGCCCTGGGCTTCTGCTTTGACGCCGCCCACACCCGGGTCTTCAGCCTCCTTCCCGATCCGGACCCTTGGCTCGCCCTGAGGCCGGAGCACCTCCACCTCAACGACAGCGATGGCCGGTTTGACCGGCACTGGAACCTGGGCCAGGGGGTGATGGACCACTCCTGGCTTCCCGCCTTCCGCCACCTCCCCCTGGTCCTCGAGGTGCGGGAGGACCCCGCCCCCTCCCTCGCCTTCCTGGAGGGCCTCTTCCGGCCCGACGGCGCTCTGACGGGGGCAGGGTAG
- a CDS encoding MIP/aquaporin family protein, whose translation MKERSWTQEGLTEALGTFVLVLFTVGVVAQTALAPRLSPFGYDWNTIALGCGLAVALGIYVAGGVSRAHLNPAVTLALAVTGRFPWRGVLPYILGQMAGGFLGALAAYLVYREGLVAAGMPNVWCTGPGSVFGRAFWGAGPGGEALGTYSLASAFLSEVLGTALLLWGILALTEGRLAPGANLAPLLIGLVVAAVGLSLGGPSGFALNPARDLAPRLLGALAGTEGLFQGPYWLGPPLLGSLLGGVLGAWTYGRLVLSVREKA comes from the coding sequence ATGAAGGAACGATCCTGGACCCAAGAAGGACTGACGGAGGCCCTGGGCACCTTCGTCCTGGTCCTTTTCACCGTGGGGGTGGTGGCTCAGACGGCCCTCGCCCCCCGACTTTCCCCTTTTGGGTACGACTGGAACACCATCGCCCTGGGGTGCGGCCTGGCGGTGGCCCTGGGCATCTACGTGGCCGGCGGGGTCTCCCGGGCCCACCTCAACCCGGCGGTGACCCTGGCCTTGGCCGTCACCGGCCGCTTTCCCTGGAGGGGGGTCCTTCCCTACATTCTGGGCCAGATGGCCGGGGGGTTCCTGGGGGCCCTGGCCGCCTACCTGGTCTACCGGGAGGGGCTTGTGGCGGCCGGGATGCCCAACGTCTGGTGCACGGGGCCGGGGTCGGTGTTCGGCCGGGCCTTCTGGGGCGCGGGGCCCGGCGGGGAGGCCCTGGGGACCTACTCCCTGGCCAGCGCCTTCCTGTCCGAGGTCCTGGGCACGGCCCTTCTCCTCTGGGGGATCCTGGCCCTGACCGAGGGCCGTTTGGCCCCCGGGGCCAACCTGGCCCCCCTTCTCATCGGCCTGGTGGTGGCGGCGGTGGGCCTCTCCTTAGGGGGCCCAAGCGGCTTCGCCCTCAACCCGGCCCGGGACCTGGCCCCCCGGCTCCTTGGGGCCTTGGCGGGCACCGAAGGGCTCTTCCAGGGCCCCTACTGGCTGGGCCCACCCCTTTTGGGCAGCCTCCTGGGTGGGGTTCTGGGGGCCTGGACCTACGGCCGGCTGGTCCTTTCGGTGAGGGAAAAGGCATAA
- a CDS encoding ABC transporter substrate-binding protein encodes MRRWIGLVLLLLGLAWAQDRTQVLVYGGDWTDLITLDPQVVYEFSGVMIADNLYETLVRFEGTDLSTLRPGLAESWKVDRGTTDWILTFKLRRGSRFSTGREVTAKDVVYSFERALALKGPGSFLFTEIAQLKPGATKALDPYTVEVRIPKAASPQSFLSILTFTIGGIVDSEEVQKNAKGGDWGKDFLTNNSAGSGPYRLVRWDRGNQVILEANPNARVKPKVPRVVLRYIQEPAVLRTALESGEIDIAEGLTPEGLKAIAANPRFKVVRAETLRLQYLGMNMKAGSPFANPKVREAVRYAVNQDELIQGLLQGNAVKIQTFIPKGLLGYNPATPYRYDPERARKLLAEAGYPQGLEFELLTSTGICGGGVPCPDVAAKLQADMARAGLRARIRAIANAEVLATYRAQNHQMVLAGWSPDFPDPDGNATPWTDYSARSLAWRNSYNDEVAAKLARQAALEADPEKRKALYKVLTEKVLREGPYVVLYQPSQPIGLSAKVEGFLKNPMMSAPLWQVSKQP; translated from the coding sequence ATGAGGCGCTGGATAGGTTTGGTTTTGCTTCTGTTGGGCCTGGCCTGGGCCCAGGACCGGACCCAGGTGCTCGTCTATGGGGGCGACTGGACAGACCTCATCACCCTGGACCCCCAGGTGGTTTACGAGTTCAGCGGGGTGATGATCGCGGACAACCTCTACGAGACCCTGGTCCGCTTTGAGGGGACGGACCTCTCCACCCTTCGCCCGGGGCTGGCGGAGAGCTGGAAGGTGGACCGGGGCACCACGGACTGGATCCTCACCTTCAAGCTCCGCCGGGGGAGCCGGTTTTCCACGGGCCGGGAGGTGACGGCCAAGGACGTGGTGTACAGCTTTGAGCGGGCCCTGGCCCTGAAGGGCCCCGGCTCCTTCCTTTTCACCGAGATCGCCCAGCTCAAGCCGGGGGCCACTAAGGCCCTGGACCCCTACACAGTGGAGGTGCGGATTCCCAAGGCCGCCTCCCCTCAGTCCTTCCTCTCCATCCTCACCTTCACCATCGGCGGCATCGTGGACTCGGAGGAGGTCCAGAAGAACGCCAAGGGGGGCGACTGGGGCAAGGACTTCCTGACCAACAATTCTGCGGGCTCCGGCCCCTACCGCCTGGTGCGTTGGGACCGGGGGAACCAAGTCATCCTGGAGGCCAACCCGAACGCCCGCGTAAAGCCTAAGGTCCCCCGGGTGGTCCTCCGGTACATCCAGGAACCCGCCGTCTTGCGCACGGCCTTGGAGTCGGGGGAGATCGACATCGCGGAGGGCCTCACCCCGGAGGGGCTCAAGGCCATCGCCGCCAACCCCCGCTTCAAGGTGGTCCGGGCCGAGACCCTGCGCCTCCAGTACCTGGGGATGAACATGAAGGCGGGAAGCCCCTTCGCCAACCCCAAGGTGCGGGAGGCGGTGCGGTATGCGGTGAACCAGGACGAGCTCATCCAGGGCCTCCTCCAGGGCAACGCGGTCAAGATACAGACCTTCATCCCCAAGGGGCTTCTGGGGTACAACCCCGCCACCCCTTACCGCTACGACCCGGAGAGGGCCCGCAAGCTCCTGGCCGAGGCGGGCTACCCTCAGGGCCTGGAGTTTGAACTCCTCACCAGCACGGGGATCTGTGGCGGCGGGGTGCCCTGTCCGGACGTAGCGGCCAAGCTCCAGGCGGACATGGCCCGGGCGGGGCTCAGGGCCAGGATCCGGGCCATCGCCAACGCCGAGGTCCTGGCCACCTACCGGGCCCAGAACCACCAGATGGTCCTGGCGGGTTGGAGTCCGGACTTTCCCGATCCGGACGGCAACGCCACCCCCTGGACGGACTACAGCGCCCGCTCCCTGGCCTGGCGCAACAGCTACAACGACGAGGTGGCGGCCAAGCTGGCCCGCCAGGCGGCCCTCGAGGCCGACCCCGAGAAGCGCAAGGCCCTCTACAAGGTCCTCACAGAAAAGGTGCTGCGGGAGGGCCCCTATGTGGTCCTCTACCAGCCCTCCCAGCCCATCGGGCTTTCGGCCAAGGTGGAGGGCTTCCTCAAGAACCCCATGATGTCCGCCCCCCTCTGGCAGGTGAGCAAGCAACCCTAG
- a CDS encoding ABC transporter permease produces MGAYILRRLLMVFFVGLGITFVTFFIAQVVPIDPAAAALGENAREEQIREFRERYGLDKPLLIQYGLYLKRLLALDLGRSLRTGRPVAEDLKEFFPATLELALAAFLVAVALGLPAGVWAALRQNRAPDLLVRLLALLLGSTPVFFLAILLLDLLHRQLGLLPGPGRLDPYLIPPPRVTGVVSLDALLARDWGAFRDALHHLLLPAFVLGSASAALLARMTRAALLEVLSQDYIRTAWAKGLSERRVVLGHALKNAALPVLTLLGGLLGSLLSGAVLTETIFSWPGLGRYVTQSATSLDFPAVMGVTLLVGVVYSLLNLLVDLLYALLDPRIRYA; encoded by the coding sequence ATGGGCGCCTACATCCTGAGAAGGCTTCTGATGGTGTTTTTCGTGGGGCTGGGGATCACCTTCGTCACCTTCTTCATCGCGCAGGTCGTCCCCATAGACCCGGCGGCGGCCGCCCTAGGGGAGAACGCTCGGGAAGAGCAGATCCGGGAGTTCCGGGAGCGCTACGGGCTGGACAAGCCCCTCCTGATCCAGTACGGCCTCTACCTGAAGCGGCTTCTCGCCCTGGACCTAGGCCGCTCCTTGCGCACGGGGCGGCCCGTAGCCGAGGACCTGAAGGAATTCTTTCCTGCCACCTTGGAGCTGGCTCTGGCGGCCTTCCTGGTAGCGGTGGCCCTGGGCCTTCCCGCTGGGGTCTGGGCGGCCTTGCGCCAGAACCGCGCTCCCGACCTCCTGGTCCGGCTCCTGGCCCTCCTTCTGGGTTCCACCCCGGTCTTCTTCCTCGCTATCCTTCTCCTGGACCTCCTTCACCGCCAGCTAGGCCTTCTCCCCGGGCCGGGTCGGCTGGACCCCTACCTCATCCCCCCGCCCCGGGTGACCGGAGTGGTGAGCTTGGACGCCCTTCTGGCCCGGGACTGGGGCGCCTTCCGGGACGCGCTCCACCACCTCCTCCTGCCCGCCTTCGTCCTAGGTTCCGCCTCGGCCGCCCTTCTGGCCCGGATGACCCGGGCCGCCCTCCTGGAGGTCCTCTCCCAGGACTACATCCGCACCGCCTGGGCCAAGGGGCTCTCCGAAAGGCGGGTGGTCCTGGGGCATGCCCTGAAGAACGCCGCCCTCCCGGTCCTGACCCTTCTTGGGGGTCTTTTGGGGAGCCTCCTCTCTGGGGCGGTCCTCACCGAGACCATCTTCTCTTGGCCGGGCCTGGGCCGGTATGTGACCCAGTCGGCCACGAGCCTGGACTTCCCGGCAGTCATGGGGGTGACCCTCCTCGTGGGGGTGGTCTACTCCCTCCTCAACCTGCTGGTGGACCTCCTGTACGCCCTTTTAGACCCGAGGATCCGGTATGCCTAA
- the nikC gene encoding nickel transporter permease translates to MPKLLRRFLRNPGAVLGLVLLLSLVLLALLGPAFVGDPLEQNLLERLRPPGPGHLLGTDQLGRDVWARVVHGARISLGVGFGVVLLASLLGTAVGLLAGGLGGWWDSLLMRLTDVFFAFPSLILAMAIAAALGPNLVNTVLAVALVTWPIYARLVRAQVLALREREFVEAARALGAGRARILFRHLLPNALTPVLVQASYEVGAAILTAAGLSFIGFGAQPPTPEWGAMVAETRNYMAEAPWAATAPAVGILVTVLAFNLLGDGLRDVLDPRGR, encoded by the coding sequence ATGCCTAAGCTTCTTCGCCGCTTCCTCCGCAACCCCGGGGCGGTCCTGGGCCTCGTCCTCCTCCTGAGCCTGGTCCTTTTGGCCCTCCTGGGCCCGGCCTTCGTGGGCGATCCCCTGGAGCAGAACCTCCTGGAGCGGCTCAGACCCCCCGGGCCCGGCCACCTTCTGGGCACGGACCAGCTGGGCCGGGACGTCTGGGCCCGGGTGGTGCACGGGGCCCGGATCAGCCTGGGGGTGGGGTTCGGGGTGGTCCTCCTGGCAAGCCTTCTGGGCACGGCGGTGGGGCTGCTCGCGGGAGGGCTCGGGGGGTGGTGGGACAGCCTCCTCATGCGCCTGACCGACGTCTTCTTTGCCTTTCCGTCCCTCATCCTAGCCATGGCCATTGCCGCCGCCCTGGGCCCCAACCTTGTGAACACGGTCCTGGCGGTGGCCCTGGTGACCTGGCCCATCTACGCGCGGCTGGTGCGGGCCCAGGTGCTGGCCCTGCGGGAGCGGGAGTTCGTGGAGGCGGCCCGGGCCTTGGGGGCAGGCCGGGCCCGCATCCTCTTCCGGCACCTCCTGCCCAACGCCCTCACCCCGGTCCTGGTCCAGGCCAGCTACGAGGTGGGGGCGGCCATCCTCACCGCGGCCGGCCTCTCCTTCATCGGCTTTGGGGCCCAGCCCCCCACGCCGGAGTGGGGGGCCATGGTGGCGGAGACCCGCAACTACATGGCCGAGGCCCCCTGGGCGGCCACCGCCCCGGCGGTGGGGATCCTGGTGACGGTCCTGGCCTTCAACCTTCTGGGGGACGGGCTCAGGGACGTGTTGGACCCCCGGGGCCGCTAG
- the nagA gene encoding N-acetylglucosamine-6-phosphate deacetylase, which yields MKTLEGRILTARGLLEGRLVFSDRIQALEEGPMEGPYILPGFLDLHVHGGGGYEAMAGREGVEGMVRFHLRHGTTGLLATTVTAPLEALKGALEGIQEAMRGPLGSAILGVHLEGPFLNPRRLGAQPPYPLAPDLEVAQALLDLAPVRAVTLAPELPGGLDLVRFLSERGVRVQLGHTEARYEEALEALKAGASGFTHLYNAMTGLAHRAPGVVGLALEQGAWAELIPDLLHVHPAAIRVALKAIPGLYFVTDAVAAAGMPEGVYPLGAHRVEKRKEGVFLGDTLAGSTLTMDQALRNLVGLGLALEEAAFRLTLYPARYLGLADRGEIAPGKRADLVVLDEGLRVLEVYLGGERVA from the coding sequence ATGAAGACGCTGGAGGGCAGAATCCTCACCGCAAGGGGCCTCCTCGAGGGCCGCCTCGTCTTCTCGGACCGGATCCAGGCCCTGGAGGAGGGGCCTATGGAGGGGCCCTACATCCTCCCCGGCTTCCTGGACCTGCACGTCCACGGCGGGGGCGGGTACGAGGCCATGGCAGGCCGGGAGGGGGTGGAGGGGATGGTCCGCTTCCACCTCCGCCACGGCACCACCGGGCTTCTGGCCACCACGGTCACCGCCCCCCTGGAGGCGCTCAAAGGGGCCCTGGAGGGGATCCAGGAGGCCATGAGGGGGCCTTTGGGGTCGGCCATTTTGGGGGTCCACCTGGAGGGGCCCTTCCTGAACCCCCGCCGCTTGGGGGCCCAGCCCCCCTACCCCCTGGCCCCCGACCTGGAGGTGGCCCAGGCCCTCCTGGACCTGGCCCCGGTGCGGGCGGTCACCCTGGCCCCGGAGCTTCCGGGGGGGCTGGACCTGGTCCGGTTCCTTTCCGAACGGGGGGTCCGGGTCCAGCTGGGCCACACCGAGGCCCGCTACGAGGAGGCCCTGGAGGCCCTGAAGGCGGGGGCTTCGGGCTTCACCCATCTCTACAACGCCATGACCGGCCTGGCCCACCGGGCCCCGGGGGTAGTGGGGCTGGCCCTGGAACAGGGGGCGTGGGCCGAGCTCATCCCCGACCTCCTCCACGTCCATCCGGCGGCCATACGGGTGGCCCTGAAGGCCATCCCCGGCCTCTACTTTGTCACGGACGCGGTGGCGGCAGCGGGGATGCCCGAGGGGGTCTACCCCCTGGGGGCCCACCGGGTGGAGAAGCGGAAGGAGGGGGTCTTCCTGGGGGACACCCTGGCGGGGAGCACCCTCACCATGGACCAGGCCCTGAGGAACCTGGTGGGGCTGGGCCTCGCTCTGGAGGAGGCCGCCTTCCGCCTCACCCTCTACCCGGCCCGGTACCTGGGCCTGGCCGACCGGGGGGAGATCGCCCCCGGGAAGCGGGCCGACCTGGTGGTCCTGGACGAGGGGCTGAGGGTGCTCGAGGTCTACCTGGGAGGGGAGCGGGTGGCCTAG
- a CDS encoding anhydro-N-acetylmuramic acid kinase: MRVLGLMSGTSADGVDLVLAEFSGRPPEGPTHRVLAHREVPYPEGLRRRVLEAMRGGDTRALALLHHDLGRFYLEAALPFRNQAELLVLSGQTVWHEPPLATFQLGEPSHLALGLGVPVVFGFREVDLAAGGQGAPLVAYPDLLLYGEEGVRLCVHNLGGISNLTCFRGRDPTTLLAFDTGPGVCLFDEALERLGLSLEEGMVLAEEGEEDPEALEAWLAHPYLQAPPPKTTGREVWRLENLHPLPEEPARLLRSLLAFTARSVLLAYRRFVGPVDRVLLAGGGARNRVLVDLLRAHLPLETMPNPKVREALAFALLGYLYILGEVNVLGRATGGRDVRAGKVVEPA, translated from the coding sequence ATGAGGGTGCTTGGGCTGATGTCGGGAACCAGTGCGGACGGGGTGGACCTGGTCCTGGCGGAGTTCTCAGGCCGCCCCCCAGAGGGCCCCACCCACCGGGTCCTGGCCCACCGGGAGGTCCCCTACCCCGAGGGCCTTAGGCGCAGGGTGCTGGAGGCCATGCGGGGCGGGGATACCCGGGCCTTGGCCCTTCTCCACCACGACCTGGGCCGGTTCTACCTGGAGGCCGCCCTCCCCTTCCGGAACCAGGCGGAGCTCCTCGTCCTCTCGGGCCAGACCGTCTGGCACGAGCCCCCCCTGGCCACCTTCCAGCTGGGGGAGCCCAGCCATCTGGCCCTGGGGCTTGGGGTGCCGGTGGTCTTCGGCTTCCGGGAGGTGGACCTGGCGGCGGGCGGACAGGGGGCGCCCCTGGTGGCTTACCCCGACCTCCTCCTCTACGGGGAAGAGGGGGTGCGCCTCTGCGTCCACAACCTGGGGGGGATCTCCAACCTCACCTGCTTCCGGGGCCGGGACCCCACCACCCTGCTGGCCTTTGACACCGGGCCGGGGGTCTGCCTCTTTGACGAGGCCCTGGAGCGGCTGGGCCTCTCCCTGGAGGAGGGGATGGTCCTGGCGGAAGAGGGGGAGGAGGACCCCGAGGCCCTGGAGGCCTGGCTCGCCCACCCCTACCTCCAGGCCCCGCCCCCTAAGACCACGGGCCGGGAGGTCTGGCGGCTGGAAAACCTCCACCCCCTCCCCGAAGAGCCCGCCCGCCTCCTCCGAAGCCTCTTGGCCTTTACCGCGAGAAGCGTCCTCCTGGCCTACCGCCGCTTCGTGGGCCCGGTGGACCGGGTCCTTTTGGCGGGAGGGGGTGCCAGGAACCGGGTCCTGGTGGACCTCCTGAGGGCGCACCTTCCCTTGGAAACGATGCCGAACCCCAAGGTGCGGGAGGCCTTGGCCTTCGCCCTTCTGGGCTACCTCTACATCCTGGGGGAGGTGAACGTCCTGGGCCGGGCCACGGGGGGAAGGGACGTGCGGGCGGGAAAGGTGGTGGAACCTGCATGA
- a CDS encoding GntR family transcriptional regulator, which translates to MGRSAKGPLYLELAERLRAGIRQGLYGPALPPERGLAEAFGVSRDSVRRALALLEEEGLIRKRRGSGTYVARRATFRARLLGFSEEMRALGLEPATRPLKAQLLPASPEEALALGLSPGEGVWRLERLRLADGEPMALERAVLPSWALEAPPEASLYQALEARGLRPVRALQRLRAVAAREEARVLGVEPGAPLLYLERVSYLADGRPVEFVRSLYRADRYELLLELA; encoded by the coding sequence ATGGGGCGCTCGGCGAAAGGCCCCCTTTACCTGGAGCTGGCGGAGCGCCTGCGCGCGGGGATCCGCCAGGGCCTCTACGGCCCCGCCCTTCCCCCGGAGCGGGGCTTGGCGGAGGCCTTCGGGGTCTCCCGGGACAGCGTGCGGCGGGCCCTGGCCCTGTTGGAAGAGGAGGGGCTTATAAGGAAGCGGCGGGGGAGCGGCACCTACGTGGCCCGCCGGGCCACCTTCCGGGCCCGGCTTCTGGGTTTCAGCGAGGAGATGCGGGCTTTGGGCCTCGAGCCCGCAACCCGCCCCCTAAAGGCCCAGCTCCTCCCCGCCTCCCCCGAGGAGGCCCTGGCCCTGGGCCTCTCCCCCGGGGAAGGGGTGTGGCGGCTGGAAAGGCTTCGACTTGCGGACGGGGAGCCCATGGCCCTGGAGCGGGCCGTCCTGCCCTCCTGGGCCCTCGAGGCCCCCCCGGAGGCCTCCCTTTACCAGGCCCTGGAGGCCCGGGGGCTGCGGCCGGTCCGGGCCCTGCAGCGCCTGCGGGCGGTGGCCGCCCGGGAGGAGGCCCGGGTCCTGGGGGTGGAGCCGGGGGCCCCCCTCCTCTACCTGGAGCGGGTGAGCTACCTGGCGGACGGCAGGCCGGTGGAGTTCGTCCGAAGCCTGTACCGGGCGGACCGGTACGAGCTTTTGCTGGAGCTCGCATGA
- a CDS encoding serine hydrolase domain-containing protein, producing the protein MRVERVLEEAVRRGVVPGLAFGVVFADGRRHTLHLGQAQLEPEPVPLEEGFYFDLASLTKPLFTLKEVLRAVEEGLLDLDDPLSLHLPELLWLKDHPLKGVSLRALLAHTSGLPAWEAVYTWGEGERLRARLLQHPWPLGEPVYSDIGYMLLGLLLERVRNRPLDAFPLPPGLSFRPPRERAVATERCPWRGRVLRGEVHDENAFALGGVAGHAGLFGTLEGVLEELFAILQGRWLSRAALEEMLRPHGERLLSWERKRPGWQGGSLASERAFGHTGFTGVGVWVDPERGYAWALLTNAVHPTRHRPPIAPLRRAVGNLLASEAA; encoded by the coding sequence ATGCGGGTGGAGCGGGTCCTGGAGGAGGCCGTCCGGCGGGGCGTGGTCCCTGGCCTCGCCTTCGGGGTGGTCTTCGCCGACGGCCGCCGCCACACCCTGCACCTGGGCCAGGCCCAGCTCGAGCCCGAGCCCGTCCCCCTGGAGGAGGGGTTCTACTTTGACCTGGCGAGCCTCACCAAGCCCCTCTTCACCCTGAAGGAGGTCCTGAGGGCGGTGGAGGAGGGGCTTTTGGACCTGGACGACCCCCTCTCCCTCCACCTCCCCGAGCTCCTCTGGCTCAAGGACCATCCCCTGAAGGGGGTGAGCCTCCGGGCCCTTTTGGCCCACACCTCGGGCCTGCCCGCCTGGGAAGCGGTCTACACCTGGGGGGAAGGGGAAAGGCTGAGGGCCCGCCTCCTCCAGCACCCCTGGCCCTTGGGGGAGCCCGTCTACTCGGACATCGGCTACATGCTCCTGGGCCTCCTCCTGGAGAGGGTCCGGAACAGGCCCCTGGACGCCTTCCCCCTGCCCCCAGGGCTCAGCTTCCGCCCGCCCCGGGAGCGCGCGGTGGCCACGGAGCGCTGCCCCTGGCGGGGGCGGGTCCTCCGGGGGGAGGTGCACGACGAGAACGCCTTTGCCCTCGGGGGGGTGGCGGGGCACGCGGGCCTCTTTGGGACCTTAGAGGGGGTTTTGGAGGAGCTTTTCGCCATCCTCCAGGGGCGATGGCTCTCCCGGGCGGCCCTGGAGGAGATGCTCCGCCCCCACGGGGAGCGCCTCCTCTCCTGGGAGCGGAAGCGGCCCGGCTGGCAGGGGGGGAGCCTGGCCTCGGAGCGGGCCTTCGGCCACACCGGCTTCACCGGCGTGGGGGTTTGGGTGGACCCGGAGCGGGGCTACGCCTGGGCCCTCCTCACCAACGCCGTCCACCCCACCCGGCACCGCCCGCCCATCGCTCCCCTGCGCCGGGCGGTGGGGAACCTCCTGGCTTCGGAGGCGGCATGA